GCCCGGCGTCAAGCATGAGCGGCTCCCGCTCATATACGGCGATGTCACGCAGACTCAGACCAAAGGTCCGGAAGATGTAGTGCAATGGCAGCAGCCGAGCGACCGCATGTCCATCTGGCGAATGCTCGTCGGACAAAGGCACTGCCTGGACACCAAGTCCGTGCGGCCCCTCAATCGAAATGAACCGGCGGGCCGAGAGCTGGCTCATTGCCGCCCCGACCGCCGCGCGCTCCAGCACCTCCCAGGTTTGGTTGCCGATGCCGGAACTTCCGCGGTTCTCAAGATCGCTGCCCATCAGCCCTCCTTCTTCTCCATCAACGAACCCACCGTCTCTCGCGTCCCCGCGTCTCCGCGTCTCCGTGTCACTGCGTCTTTCCTCATCTGCTCCACTTCCTGCGCCCCGGCGTCGGTGAGCTGCTGCTCGTTGCCGGCCAGAATATGTATCAGACGCATGAACTCGCCGATGTGCTTGCGCTCCTCATCGGCGATGTCGCGCAGCACTGCCTCGGCCAGCGGGTCGTCACAGGCATCGGCATGGGCCAGGTAAAGATGCACAGCCTCATGCTCGGCCGCCAGGTCGAGCCGCAGGGCCCGGACCAGTTCCTCCCTGCCGAGCTTGCGGTCCGGCACCCGGCCGGGGAAAGGGTTCAGGAACTCCGGCATTGCGCCTCCCTAAGATAGTTCCAGCTCTTTACTGTTTTCCCAAAGACCATGAATGTTGCAGAAAGCCAGCGCGTGCAGTGTGCCCGGCTTCTTTGTCTTCAGCGCCGTGGTCACGGTGTGGCTGGTGTAGGCAGGCCCCTGGTTCGGGCCTTCCACCGACTCACCGTGGGCCGCGAACTCAAAATGGCCGATATGGACCGGGAACTTTGCGCCCTCGGGGTGAAAATATAGCGATATCCAGCGGATGTGGTGCTCGGTCGTGTTCGGATGTGCGATCTCCTTACCAAGGCTGACCTTGACAGCGAATTCGGCATCAGGCGCCACGCTGTCCGGGCACTCGATCGCGGGGACGTGCTTTTCTTTCTTCCAATCCGCCCGTTGAATGTGACTGCTCAACTCCGCCATACATACCTCCCTAAGTCTGATTTGCAGCCTGCCGCGATTGCGGCGCCGACAACTGGTCCGTGCAGAGGTCGGGACGATGCTCAACTACTGCACTGACGTGTTCGACTTCTTGTGGATTACGCTACTGCAGGATACATGCCGGGCAGAGAGAACGCGCGGCGGCCCGGTCTTTGAGGCTCGGACGCCTGAGTCAATGGACGGACTGTAATACCGACGCGGGGACGGAGGCTCTGCTTCTGTAACGGGAGGCGTTACACCTGCCGGGCAAGGGCGGCAGTTTCGACCGGGCTTAGTTCAAGCGGTCGAAGAAATCGGGGGCGGAAAACCCTCACCATCGGCGGGCTACCTCGCCGAGACAACGCACGCGCGACGAGTGACTCGGCGCTGGATGGAACCCTCTTCCCGGGTTCTCGTTCGGACTTGTCGATCCGGACTTACTCATTCACTCGTGCGGTTCTGTATTCTGGTCTCTGGTTTCTGAGTTCTGAATTATCCGGGCTGTTCCTTCGTCTTCGGTCTTGTGATACCGTGCTTGCGCAACAACCGGTAGATGTGCATGCGGCTGTAGCCGGCCAGCTTGGCCGCTTTGGTGGCGTTCCATTTCGCCTTCTCCATGTAATCCAGAAGCATCCGCTTCTCCACGTCGCCGCAGACTTCGGCCTCAATCGACGCCCGCACGTGCCGCAACTGGCCGGCGGGCTCGTGCCCGACGGGCGGGACGTTGCCCTTGAACTCCTCGGGCAGATCCTGCAGCCGGATGGTGCTTCCTTCCGACACGACGACCGCGCGCTTGATGACGTGTTCGAGCTGGCGGATATTGCCTGGCCAGTCGTGGGCAACCAGGTGCCGGGCGACTTCCGGGTCGACGCCGGTGAGGGCCCGTCCGTACTCGGTGTTGAACTTCCGGATGAAGTAGGCCGCGAGTTCGCGGATGTCGTCGGCCCGGCCGCGCAGCGGCGGCAGGACCAGTTCCACCGCGTTGAGCCGGTAGTAGAGATCCTTGCGGAATGCGCCGGACGTGATCCGATGGTGCAGGTCCTGGTTTGTCGCCGCGACCACGCGGACGTCCACCTTGACCGACGAATGGCCGCCGACCCGCTCCACCAGGCTGTCCTGCAGCACCCGAAGCAGCTTTGCCTGCAGTTGCGGGCTCATGTCTCCGACTTCGTCGAGGAACAGGGTCCCGCCGTCCGCCGCCTCGAACTTGCCCTTGCGTTCGGTCACGCCGGTGGCGATTCCCTTGTGGATGCCGAAGAGCTCGGCTTCGAGCAGGGTTTCCGGCACGGCGGCGCAGTTGACGACGATGAACGGCAGCGCGCTCCGCCGGCCGGAATGGTGCAGCGCCCGCGCCACCAGCTCTTTGCCGGTGCCGCTCTCGCCCCGTATCAGAACCGGCACATTGGTGTCCGCGACCTTCCTGACTACGCCGAGGTTTGCGAGCATCTGGGGGTTGCAGCTTATCATTCCGTCGTAAACCAGGCCCGGCAAGGTTCTTTCGCGAGTGGCGGAAATGACGAGCTCGGTCATCTCCCGTCCGCGCTCCCTGATGTCGGCGGTCGTCCGCTCGGCGCGCTTGCGTTCGACCGCATACCTGATGCGGCGGGCGAGCGTCTCTCCGTCAACCGTGCCCTTGACCAGGAAGTCCTGCGCTCCCGCGGCCACGGCCTGGATCCCGGTCTCCCAGTCGGACGAACCGGTGAGCACGACGACCGGAATCCACGGCGCCGCGGCGTGCAACGTGTAGAACGTATCCAGCCCGGCGCTGTCCGGCAAACCGAGGTCCAGGAGTACAATTTCATGCCCACCGCCGGCAAGCTGCGTCAGCCCGTCGGAAAGCCGGCTGGCGTGCGAAATCTCGCATCGCGACGTAGCGGTCGAGTCGAGCATCTCCCGGACCAAGTCGACATCGCCCGGGTTGTCTTCAACCAGCAGCAGGCGAACCGGCGGCTCAGGCACCGGACACCCCGCCATTAGGAGGCAGCCGGACAACCGACAGCCAGAACTCATCAATGGAACGGATGACCTTGACGAACTGGTCGAGGTCCACCGGCTTGGTGATGTAGCAGTTCGCCTGCAGGCGGTAGGACCGGACGATGTCGGTTTCCGACTTCGAACTGGTCAGGATGACGACCGGTATTGATGATAGCCGCGGGTCGGCCTTGACCTCGCTCAGCACCTCGCGGCCGTCCTTCTTGGGCAGGTTCAGGTCAAGCAGGATGAGGTCGGGCGTGGGCTTGTCGGCATACTCACCCTCGCGGTGCATGAACGCCATCGCCGCCTCTCCGTCCTTTACCCAATGGATGCGGTTCTTGACCTTGGACTGCTCCAGGAAGTCGAGCATCAACTCGGCGTCGCCCGCGCTGTCTTCGACCATCAATATCTCAATCGGCGTCACGTCTGATTTTGGTGCCATCATTGCTCCTTAGTTCTTGGTTCCTGGTTCCTTGTTCCTTGTTCCCGGTTCTTCAGGCCTAACCTCAACCTTAGCCTCGGCCTCGTCCCTCTTGGGCAGCGTGAAGATAAAGGCAGAGCCCTTGCCCGGCTCGGACTCCACGCGAATGCTCCCCCCGTGCCTTTCGACGATCTTCTTGCAGACTGCGAGCCCGATGCCGGTACCGGAATACTCCTCTTGCGTGTGCAGCCGCTGGAACAGACGGAAGATGCGGTCACCTTGCTTCGGGTCAATGCCGATGCCGTTGTCCCGGACCTCGAACTGCCACTTGTTACCGGCATCGTGACAGGAAACCGACACCTTCGGCGGCTGCTTGCTCCGAAACTTGATGGCGTTATCCATGAGATTCTGGAAGAGCTGGACGAGCTGGGTCTCGTCGCCGGATACCGTGGGCAGGCGGCTGACCGTGATGGCCGCACCTGACTGCTCGATGGCTATCGTCAGATTCTCCCGGGCCTGCGCGACCACCCGGTCAAGGATGACGGGCGCCAGCGGCGCGGCCCGGGTCCCCACCCGTGAGAATGCCAGAAGGTCATTCACCAGTTGGTG
The genomic region above belongs to bacterium and contains:
- a CDS encoding sigma-54 dependent transcriptional regulator, which encodes MAGCPVPEPPVRLLLVEDNPGDVDLVREMLDSTATSRCEISHASRLSDGLTQLAGGGHEIVLLDLGLPDSAGLDTFYTLHAAAPWIPVVVLTGSSDWETGIQAVAAGAQDFLVKGTVDGETLARRIRYAVERKRAERTTADIRERGREMTELVISATRERTLPGLVYDGMISCNPQMLANLGVVRKVADTNVPVLIRGESGTGKELVARALHHSGRRSALPFIVVNCAAVPETLLEAELFGIHKGIATGVTERKGKFEAADGGTLFLDEVGDMSPQLQAKLLRVLQDSLVERVGGHSSVKVDVRVVAATNQDLHHRITSGAFRKDLYYRLNAVELVLPPLRGRADDIRELAAYFIRKFNTEYGRALTGVDPEVARHLVAHDWPGNIRQLEHVIKRAVVVSEGSTIRLQDLPEEFKGNVPPVGHEPAGQLRHVRASIEAEVCGDVEKRMLLDYMEKAKWNATKAAKLAGYSRMHIYRLLRKHGITRPKTKEQPG
- a CDS encoding Rubrerythrin → MPEFLNPFPGRVPDRKLGREELVRALRLDLAAEHEAVHLYLAHADACDDPLAEAVLRDIADEERKHIGEFMRLIHILAGNEQQLTDAGAQEVEQMRKDAVTRRRGDAGTRETVGSLMEKKEG
- a CDS encoding response regulator, producing the protein MAPKSDVTPIEILMVEDSAGDAELMLDFLEQSKVKNRIHWVKDGEAAMAFMHREGEYADKPTPDLILLDLNLPKKDGREVLSEVKADPRLSSIPVVILTSSKSETDIVRSYRLQANCYITKPVDLDQFVKVIRSIDEFWLSVVRLPPNGGVSGA
- a CDS encoding class II SORL domain-containing protein, with protein sequence MAELSSHIQRADWKKEKHVPAIECPDSVAPDAEFAVKVSLGKEIAHPNTTEHHIRWISLYFHPEGAKFPVHIGHFEFAAHGESVEGPNQGPAYTSHTVTTALKTKKPGTLHALAFCNIHGLWENSKELELS